One part of the Mariniflexile litorale genome encodes these proteins:
- a CDS encoding CTP synthase codes for MTTTAKYIFVTGGVTSSLGKGIIAASLAKLLQAQGYRVTIQKLDPYINVDPGTLNPYEHGECYVTEDGAETDLDLGHYERFLNVPTSQANNVTTGRIYQSVIQKERRGEFLGKTVQVVPHITDEIKERIQILGKSGDYDIVLTEIGGTVGDIESLPYIEAVRQLRWDLGENNGIVIHLTLVPYLAAAGELKTKPTQHSVKTLMESGVQADILVCRTEHDLPYDLRRKLALFCNVREEAVIQSIDASTIYDVPNLMLEEGLDKVVLKKLGLNSSIPDITKWNQFLTRHKNPKTEITIGLIGKYVELQDSYKSILEAFIHAGAENEVKVNIESVHSEYLNEDNIKLKLAHLDGVLVAPGFGERGIEGKIDAVRFVRENKVPFFGICLGMQMAVIEFARNVLNLKDADSTEMSPKTTNPVIGLMEDQKNITDKGGTMRLGAWACDLKMGSAVRDIYKTESIKERHRHRYEFNSKYKEQMEAAGLVATGLNPETGLVEIVEIPSHPWFVGVQYHPEYKSTVANPHPLFVAFVKAALNYKKKKSSVRMAQN; via the coding sequence ATGACAACTACAGCAAAATACATATTTGTAACCGGTGGGGTTACATCTTCTTTAGGAAAAGGCATCATAGCAGCATCACTTGCTAAGCTATTACAGGCACAGGGTTATAGAGTAACCATTCAAAAATTAGATCCATATATCAATGTCGATCCAGGAACACTAAATCCATACGAACATGGCGAATGCTATGTAACTGAAGATGGAGCAGAAACCGATTTAGATTTAGGACATTACGAACGTTTTTTAAACGTGCCGACCAGTCAAGCAAACAATGTGACTACGGGACGTATTTACCAAAGCGTGATACAAAAAGAGCGTCGTGGTGAGTTTTTAGGTAAAACGGTACAAGTAGTACCTCACATCACCGATGAAATTAAAGAACGTATTCAGATTTTAGGAAAATCGGGCGATTACGATATTGTTCTTACCGAAATAGGAGGAACTGTTGGTGATATTGAGTCGTTGCCATATATAGAAGCCGTACGTCAATTACGTTGGGATTTGGGTGAAAATAACGGTATTGTTATCCATTTAACCTTAGTACCTTATTTAGCAGCTGCAGGTGAATTAAAAACCAAACCCACGCAACACAGTGTAAAAACCTTAATGGAAAGTGGGGTACAAGCCGATATTTTGGTTTGTAGAACCGAGCATGATTTACCATATGACTTACGTCGGAAATTAGCTTTATTCTGTAATGTTAGGGAAGAAGCGGTTATTCAATCTATTGATGCTTCAACCATTTACGATGTTCCAAATCTCATGTTGGAAGAAGGTTTAGATAAGGTGGTACTTAAAAAATTAGGCTTAAATAGTTCTATACCTGATATCACCAAGTGGAATCAATTTTTAACCCGTCATAAAAACCCGAAAACCGAAATTACTATTGGTTTAATTGGGAAGTATGTAGAGTTGCAAGATTCATACAAATCTATTTTAGAAGCATTTATTCATGCAGGGGCTGAAAATGAAGTAAAAGTAAATATTGAATCGGTACATTCTGAATATCTAAATGAAGATAATATTAAACTAAAGCTAGCACATTTGGATGGTGTTTTAGTGGCGCCAGGTTTTGGAGAGCGTGGTATTGAAGGTAAAATTGATGCCGTAAGATTTGTACGTGAAAATAAGGTGCCATTTTTCGGTATTTGTTTAGGGATGCAAATGGCTGTAATAGAATTTGCTAGAAACGTATTAAATCTTAAAGATGCAGATTCTACTGAAATGAGCCCAAAAACAACAAACCCAGTAATAGGATTAATGGAAGACCAAAAAAACATTACCGATAAGGGAGGTACCATGCGTTTAGGTGCTTGGGCTTGTGATTTAAAAATGGGTAGTGCAGTACGCGATATTTATAAAACTGAAAGTATCAAAGAACGTCATAGACATCGTTACGAATTTAATAGTAAATACAAAGAACAAATGGAAGCTGCTGGTTTGGTAGCTACTGGTTTAAATCCTGAAACAGGGTTGGTAGAAATTGTAGAAATACCAAGTCATCCATGGTTTGTTGGAGTGCAATACCATCCAGAATATAAGAGTACCGTTGCTAATCCACACCCCTTGTTTGTGGCATTTGTAAAAGCTGCTTTAAATTATAAAAAGAAAAAGTCAAGTGTCAGAATGGCACAAAATTAA
- a CDS encoding DUF3820 family protein, translated as MLDKQFLIDLAHTKMPFGKYKDRYLIDLPEYYVVWYNQKGFPKGKLGDMLKQVYELKLNGLEELIRNIKKQYPKG; from the coding sequence GTGTTAGACAAACAATTTTTAATAGATCTGGCTCATACCAAAATGCCCTTTGGCAAGTATAAAGACCGGTATTTAATAGATTTACCCGAATATTATGTGGTTTGGTATAACCAAAAAGGCTTTCCCAAAGGGAAATTAGGCGATATGCTGAAGCAAGTCTATGAACTTAAATTAAACGGATTAGAAGAGTTGATACGGAATATTAAGAAACAGTATCCGAAAGGATAG
- a CDS encoding T9SS type A sorting domain-containing protein has protein sequence MYPNPSKDLFSLNFNSIIDEVTIMISDVHGSILQSKKYSNTNYIQLNLENEALFSNHYPFGYCFLIFRINSSNPFNLSS, from the coding sequence ATATACCCCAACCCGTCAAAAGATCTATTTAGTTTAAATTTTAATAGTATAATTGATGAGGTAACTATTATGATTAGCGATGTACATGGCAGCATATTACAATCTAAAAAGTATAGTAATACAAACTATATTCAACTAAATTTAGAAAATGAAGCTCTCTTTTCCAACCACTATCCTTTCGGATACTGTTTCTTAATATTCCGTATCAACTCTTCTAATCCGTTTAATTTAAGTTCATAG
- the yidC gene encoding membrane protein insertase YidC, translating to MEEKKLDVNSIIGFLLIFGILMYMLWQNQPTPEELEAQEKAKQEQVEAENKAKTQEKTKVTTAEDFTVGTTDSLQLVNLKNKLGAFAYSAATASTKEETVVESDLLALKFNNKGGYLSEVKLKKHTDFKDRPIYLIKDNNASLNINFGTTDSRILNTKDLYFQPTVTKNGNTTIVSMKLKVSESKFLEYRYELKDGDYMMDFAIRSQGLSDVINSSQPINLDWNLKTYRHAKSISYENRYTEVVFEYEDGKDDYLGQSELSDDTAEDVTYVAFKQHFFTSILLTDTPFKTAAFESKNLVQNEDVDTVYTKAFSVKLPLELAGGEINKSMDWYYGPSDYKILNKYDRNLDEVVPLGWGIFGWINKYLFIPLFTFLGDFLPYGIAIIVMTILIKLIMSFVQYKQFLSQAKMKILKPELDAIREKHKDNKMKSQQETLALQNKAGASPMAGCLPALVQLPVFYALFQFFPSAFDLRQKSFLWVKDLSSYDTIAELPFKIPFYGDHVSLFPILASIAIFFYMRLTTGDQMASQPTQEGMPDMAKMMKYMMYFSPIMMLFFFNNYASGLSLYYFISNLISIGIILVIKNYILDEDKIHAQIQENKKKPKKESRFQQKMKQMMEQAEQQKQTQQKRKK from the coding sequence ATGGAAGAAAAAAAATTAGATGTTAATTCGATTATAGGGTTTTTACTTATTTTCGGAATATTAATGTACATGCTTTGGCAAAATCAACCAACGCCAGAAGAACTTGAAGCACAAGAAAAAGCAAAGCAAGAACAAGTTGAAGCTGAAAATAAAGCTAAAACACAAGAAAAAACCAAGGTAACAACTGCTGAAGATTTTACAGTTGGTACAACTGATTCGCTTCAATTAGTAAATTTAAAAAATAAATTAGGTGCTTTTGCTTATTCTGCAGCAACCGCATCAACAAAAGAGGAAACCGTTGTAGAGAGCGATTTATTAGCTTTAAAATTCAACAATAAAGGTGGATATCTGTCTGAAGTGAAACTTAAAAAACACACCGATTTTAAGGACAGGCCTATTTATCTTATCAAAGATAATAACGCTTCATTAAATATTAATTTTGGAACTACAGATAGTAGAATACTAAATACTAAAGATTTATATTTTCAACCTACGGTTACTAAAAACGGAAATACCACTATAGTTTCCATGAAGCTAAAAGTGTCTGAGAGCAAGTTTTTAGAATACCGATATGAGTTGAAAGATGGTGATTACATGATGGATTTTGCCATCCGTTCACAAGGATTAAGCGATGTTATTAATAGTTCGCAACCTATTAATTTAGATTGGAATTTAAAAACGTATCGTCATGCTAAAAGTATTTCTTATGAAAATAGATATACTGAGGTTGTTTTTGAATATGAAGATGGAAAAGATGATTATTTAGGACAAAGTGAACTATCTGATGATACAGCCGAAGATGTTACCTATGTAGCCTTTAAACAACACTTCTTTACTTCTATATTATTAACCGATACACCTTTTAAAACTGCGGCTTTCGAATCGAAGAACCTAGTTCAAAACGAAGATGTAGATACCGTATATACTAAAGCCTTTTCAGTAAAACTTCCTTTGGAACTGGCTGGAGGTGAGATTAACAAGTCTATGGACTGGTATTATGGACCAAGTGATTATAAAATTCTAAACAAATACGATAGAAATTTAGATGAAGTAGTGCCTTTAGGTTGGGGTATTTTTGGTTGGATAAATAAATATCTTTTTATTCCATTATTTACATTTTTAGGAGACTTTTTACCTTACGGAATTGCCATTATTGTAATGACAATATTAATTAAGTTAATAATGTCTTTTGTTCAATACAAACAGTTTTTATCGCAAGCGAAAATGAAAATTCTAAAACCAGAATTAGATGCCATTCGCGAAAAGCATAAAGACAATAAAATGAAATCGCAACAAGAAACCTTGGCATTACAAAATAAGGCAGGAGCAAGCCCTATGGCAGGGTGTTTACCAGCATTGGTACAATTGCCCGTGTTTTATGCCTTGTTCCAGTTTTTCCCATCAGCGTTTGATTTAAGACAGAAAAGCTTCCTTTGGGTAAAAGATTTATCATCCTATGATACCATTGCAGAATTGCCTTTTAAAATTCCATTTTATGGCGATCACGTGAGTTTGTTCCCCATATTAGCGTCTATAGCTATTTTCTTCTATATGCGTTTAACAACAGGAGACCAAATGGCGTCGCAACCAACACAAGAAGGGATGCCAGATATGGCGAAAATGATGAAATATATGATGTATTTCTCACCAATTATGATGTTGTTTTTCTTTAATAATTATGCGTCAGGATTGAGTTTGTACTATTTTATTTCAAACTTAATTAGTATTGGTATTATTTTAGTGATTAAAAACTATATTCTTGACGAGGATAAAATTCATGCTCAAATTCAAGAAAATAAAAAGAAACCTAAAAAAGAAAGTCGTTTCCAGCAAAAAATGAAACAAATGATGGAACAGGCAGAACAGCAAAAACAAACGCAGCAAAAGCGTAAAAAATAA
- a CDS encoding LysM peptidoglycan-binding domain-containing protein → MIKFLTALCFTLIFNINALTAQNFSTHQVKNGETIQGIATRYGVTISDIYSLNPDAKKELKANTILIIPISKAKKPTVISTKELQGFKEHRTSKKETLYSIAKRYEITEDDIKTHNTFLYANTLQKGDKLQIPVFKIIKEEPKATTQPYIVKAKEGKWRIAYQFGITVEELNALNPGIGEILQEGQQVYVPNMVSDDVKEVDEKYSYYNVLPKEGFYRLKLKLGLEQATLEALNPELKDTGLKEGMVLKIPYSNKMIDTGGIVTKRTPLETKITNFDTKHIAIMLPFRLNRVDFDSISEIKTSIKKDPYLDASLDFYSGVLTALDSLKSLGISLKVDVYDTKYQISEVIKIIKNNNFEDVDAVIGPLTPETFDKVATELHAYNIPVVSPIGTNLKLYDNVFQSRPSDDLLKDRMVNFVKADSLVKNIVIVSDTKNDSVANKIKTSFSYAKSVYSRKNKQDKDENFVYVEDIRSALKPGRNIVFLETQSEGFVSNVTSILASLNQRTEGNPNAIEIILVTTNFNSAFEGDQVSNDHLSKLQFHFATASKSYNDTENNSFVKRYTKIYNTTPSKRAVKGFDLTMDVVLRLATAQDLYMSVNNAPLTEYVENKFAYKKKLLGGYYNDATYIVKYSDLTIIEVK, encoded by the coding sequence CAGATGCTAAAAAAGAATTAAAAGCCAATACTATTTTAATCATTCCTATTTCTAAAGCAAAAAAGCCTACTGTTATTTCTACTAAAGAATTGCAAGGGTTTAAAGAGCATAGAACCAGCAAAAAAGAAACTTTATACAGTATAGCAAAGCGTTATGAAATTACTGAGGATGATATAAAAACCCATAATACTTTTTTGTATGCCAATACCTTACAAAAAGGCGATAAGCTTCAAATACCTGTTTTTAAAATAATAAAAGAAGAACCTAAAGCGACTACTCAACCTTATATAGTAAAAGCTAAAGAAGGTAAATGGCGTATAGCATATCAATTTGGTATTACGGTTGAAGAATTAAATGCTTTAAACCCAGGTATAGGCGAAATATTGCAAGAAGGACAACAAGTGTATGTACCCAATATGGTTAGCGACGATGTTAAAGAAGTAGATGAAAAATACAGTTATTACAATGTATTGCCTAAAGAAGGGTTTTATCGTTTAAAACTTAAATTGGGCTTAGAGCAAGCGACCTTGGAGGCTTTGAATCCAGAGTTAAAAGACACGGGTTTAAAAGAAGGTATGGTTTTAAAAATTCCATATTCTAATAAAATGATTGATACGGGTGGAATAGTTACTAAAAGGACACCTTTAGAAACTAAGATAACTAATTTTGACACCAAACATATTGCGATTATGTTACCTTTTAGGTTGAATCGAGTAGATTTTGATTCTATTTCTGAGATAAAAACCAGCATAAAAAAAGACCCTTACCTAGATGCTTCCCTCGATTTTTATAGTGGTGTTTTAACCGCTTTAGATTCCTTAAAATCATTAGGTATTTCACTTAAAGTAGATGTTTATGATACCAAATATCAAATAAGCGAAGTCATTAAAATAATTAAAAACAATAATTTTGAAGATGTCGATGCGGTTATTGGACCATTAACACCCGAAACCTTTGATAAAGTGGCTACCGAATTACACGCCTATAATATACCTGTAGTATCTCCCATAGGCACTAATTTAAAATTGTACGATAATGTGTTCCAATCGAGACCTTCGGACGACTTGTTAAAAGATAGAATGGTAAATTTTGTAAAAGCAGATTCGTTAGTTAAAAATATTGTTATTGTTTCAGATACAAAAAATGATTCGGTAGCAAACAAGATCAAAACGTCGTTTAGCTATGCTAAATCAGTATATTCAAGAAAAAACAAACAAGATAAGGATGAGAATTTTGTGTATGTAGAAGATATAAGAAGTGCCTTAAAACCAGGTAGAAATATCGTGTTTTTAGAAACACAAAGTGAAGGTTTTGTCTCGAATGTAACAAGTATTTTGGCTTCCTTAAATCAAAGAACAGAAGGCAATCCAAATGCTATTGAAATTATTTTAGTAACAACTAATTTTAATTCAGCTTTTGAAGGTGACCAAGTTTCAAACGACCACTTGTCTAAACTTCAGTTTCATTTTGCTACAGCTTCAAAATCATATAACGACACCGAAAACAATTCTTTTGTTAAACGCTACACAAAAATCTACAATACAACACCAAGTAAACGTGCTGTAAAAGGATTCGATTTAACTATGGATGTTGTTTTACGTTTAGCCACTGCGCAAGATTTGTACATGTCTGTAAACAACGCACCATTAACAGAATATGTAGAAAACAAATTCGCCTATAAAAAGAAATTATTAGGAGGCTATTATAACGATGCGACTTATATAGTAAAGTACAGCGATTTAACTATTATCGAAGTTAAATAA